The nucleotide window GGTAGCCAGCCACAGGTCACCACAGCCACGGCATAAGCAACGGGTGCACTTTGAGGAACGAAATAGAGAAACTCACAAAAAGGTTTGTTCTTTTGTATTCAACAGCGAAGGAACATGCATGGCCTTTCGCACGCATGAGTGAGGCAGGAAACCGTAGTCTCTGCTGCGCTCTTCGACCTAGAACGTTGAAAGTGGAGGTTCCGGTGCAAAGCTCCGAAACCCATCCGATATGGCCTTGGCATTGATAGTCTCTATCGGAGGGATCGGGGCGAGCCAAGGGTCCGGGGGATCGGCCGGGTGCATCAGAGTCGGGTGTGTTCACACATCGGTTCACATTAAATTTGAAGTCCGGATTGAAATATGTCCGAGAGTGATTCTGTTCGATCAAAGACAAAAATATTCAAAAAGTAGGGCTTGATAAGAAGCTACGTACGAAACATGCCAGTACGGGAAGGCTCTCCTGTGAGCCGGATATATCGACTGTGTGTGCCTGGATAAACCAGCGGCGTGGGGGCCGCCTGGCCATGAAAGTGACATGAATTCCCCGGCGGCTCAATGGCCAGGCTATGACCTTTGTCATGAAGTGAGGCGTCCCCAAAGGTACttctcaagaagaagaggatgaccGCGGCGATACTAAGATAAAGGACTAAAGGAAGCGGAAGACCAAAGCGGAAACAGAGCATTCGACGCCAAAGTAGGAAACGGCTCGTTTTGAAGCTCACTTCACACTCACACAAAGATAGATGTATAGATAGATGTATAGTTGAGCTCCAAGATCAATAAACCCCCGTCCATTCCCAATGGAGTGACAACTAAGCACGTTAGATAAAGGGTTATTCTGACCTTTTTGTTGTCATTGTTCGGAATAACCACGTTGAGTAAGGATTCGATGGCAGTTGCCAGCGCGTAAAGTTGATACATACTAAGCTTCAGGGTCTTAGCTTGAGCTTGGCTATCAATTTGTATAGCCCTACACCGCCGGTTGGCTATGGTacacagtcgatttatcTGGTTCGCTGTTCTGCCTGATCTATACAAGGAGAACATCCCCGTTGAAAATTGAGTAATCAGGAAgcatgtagtgtagtggaCAAGCTCGCTCGCGGGGTATGTTACATACGTGACCATGCATTTCATGAGGTTAAAAGTAGCTGAAAACTTCGTGAGATGTTTATGCTGAAGGATTCACGCTGATATGATAATTGGGATGTCGAAAAAGTATATGTACTTTGAATATAAGAGACCTCGGCGAATTGGAAGGGGAGCAAGACACATTGTCGGAAGAGCTCACGCAATCCAAGCGGCGAGATGATACTGTCGTGGATCCAATGAGGAGAGATGGACGCCTGGTTCGTCCTCACTTCCTGACCGTCACATAACACGGTTGAACTCACTTACCCAACTCCCCAAACTCATCCGTACAACAACCCCTCCACCTTCTCCGCAATAGCCAACGAGCTCGTCAACCCCGGACTCTCAATATTCAACAAGTTCACCCACCCCTCATACCCCTCTTCCCTCCTAATCACAAAGTCTACAAATCCCTTCCCCTGCGCCACCGCCCCCGCCTTCCCCAGCTTCGGCCTGATGCCCGCATAATCTGGCTGTAACTGGGTATCATCCAAGTCCGGCAGGTACTTCTTAACTGCTTCGATCGCCTCCGGCAACCTCGCCGAGTTTACAGCCAAATCGTCGGGGGAATCGACCCATTCCACATCCGGGCCGAACTTGATCCTGCCCGCCAGGTCGAGGGTGAGGTGCGTGCCCAGCCCGCCCGCGCCGGGTTCTGGAGCAGGGTAGATGAGGGTTGAGActttgggagaggaggaggtgtagGAGAAGTAGTTTCCTTTTGCGTAGAACATTTGTTTGTGTTGTGAGGGCGGGACAATCATGTTGTGGACGTCGACGGCGCCGAGGCCGGCGGAGTTGATGATCGTTGAGGTGGTAATGGTGGATGATtcgccggtggtggtgtcgcgGACTGTGAGTTCCCAGCCCTCCTTTCCGTTAGCATTGGCACCGCCAACGGGCCGAATGGCCGTGACGGCGCTGGCGAGCGCCACCGTCCCGCCTGCTTCTTCGAAGCGGCCCTGGAGACAGACCATCAGCGAGTGGGAATCCACAATGCCCGTCGTCGGAGACTCCAAGATCCCAGCTTCGGCGCGCACTGCCGGCTCACGACGTTGCGCTTCCTCACGCGACACCCAGCGCACGGGCACGTTGATTTCGTTGACGCAGAAGTCATGGATGCGCTGCAGCGCCTCGCGTTGGGCCTGATTCTGCGCGACGATCCATTTGCCCACACGCTTGTGGGGAACCGCGTGCTTCTCGCAGAGCTCGTACAGCAAATTCTTGCCCCGGATGCAAAGCTCCGTCTTGAGAGTGCCAGCGCCGTAGTAGATACCGGCGTGGATGACTTCGCTGTTGCGCGAGGAGGTCTCGGTGCCGACGGCGGAGTGACGCTCCAAAAGGAgggtggaaggggaggaagagcgCCGGGCTAGTTGCTGCGCGATGGCGAGGCCGACTACGCCGCCGCCTATCACGGCGTGGGTGAAGTCGGCGTGCGAGGCGGAGGTGTGGGAGAAAGGACGGAGCCTGCCATGGTGATGGCCAGTCCGTGTTATTGGGAGAACCGATGACGTAACTACATTCCGTATTGTCGCTGCTGTGAGTCGACCTTTCGGTGCAAGGATGAGTGTCATGGTAAAACTTTGCCGGTAGCTGTTACGATTAATTGTAGGCTTGTTGCAGCGCGTCACGGGCCCTTTGCGGAGACAAGTTGCGGCCGGTCGCGCGCATGATCCCGTCCTCCGAAGTCGGGTTGCCGCGGCGCCATCGGAGGTCGGGTCTGTCCGGGCAAGTTCAACAGTGTGGGGAATccgttcccacactcaatcgcctgtgcagtcttggcaagaggtgtgtgtgcgtgcacacacaccacaccGCATTTGACAAATCTGGCCATTTAACATCGCTTTACacaactcaactcaatcgtTGAACATCGAAATCTGGCCAAAACTGGTAcaaaaagtcgatattttaatactctacgtcgtacaattatctattttaatatttacattatCTTTTAAACCGTTATCGATATAGTACACTTCCCTAATACCCGCtagaaagtattaataataataatactaataaataataagtatcctaataatatcgctaaaactattaatataaatataaggagtatataaaaatataaacgtattctattagatattagtaaggtatttttactattacgagcttcctaaaatattagaaaacTTCCTATATAGGCGCTTAAGGTACagcgtatattatattactccctatattttattaactataactaatattataaaggaaattataaacctcctcGTATTAAAACCCAATTTATACCTCAACGAAATCTATACCTTTTTAGCCAACGAGTATAACGTATATATTTCAACCGAAACTATATAGCAGCACCTTCGATaagagaagtagaagaagaagcgattttatataaaggtattataataatcccctatactaataattgaataaatattaaaaatttctttatttattataaaaatattcgtattctataataagtCTAGTATAAACTAAAGGGacagtatttattatactaattaaacaCCCCGCAAcgctattagaatagtattaagtaagttCGTACGCAATACACAATATTACTTCCttccaattattataataaataggctatttaatatattggtatttagaggtataatagatttagcCGGGGTTTAAGACtggatagtaaaatacctactccctaaaataaatctatttcccggttgtaataatattttaataataaataatactaattaataccccTATACCGAACTCCAACACGcgtataattagaagggggttctattatagtatttaccgcTATACTCTCCCGAATTCAACCCTATTGAGGTATACTTTAgcaactttaaataatagtttaaaagggtatattataacgaagacggtaataaaatattaaacaataattttattatatttcttaagcGACTAACGTAGGATGTAGGGTATAAAGTACAATAgatttatagttattttaagaatgtaaaactaataataaatcgatttaataatattaataaagagtatagcaaattatatactaacaAACTAATcaaatataaaaagataggtactatatttaggtagCGGTAGAGAGTATAAAAGGGAGAGatggatttatatatattaaattgaattatatactaaaaatactaaaaataccagaaatattaaaaatactagaagtattagaagtattagaagtgctaaaagtactagaaatcgtatttatctatataataatactaaaatactaaaaacccccctctttcaCTATAAATCAATTCGTAATATCGTTATTGCTCGCTAGGACcactaatagtagtactacctATTATAGAAGCGAGAGCTTTAGTAAtgctatattcgaatataatattaaatcgtaagtttaaagtatatactaattaattaaattataataataagggttagaGAGCatacttattatagtttaattatattactaatactatgtACTCAATCTTAAAGAAATCTTTAATACtgttcttaaatattatataaaagttgtAATTAAACCCCAACTTTATAAACTACTTTACTAACTACTCTTTAAACGCAAGTATATCGGATAGCGCCTCCTTATTTCgaaatttattctttaaagtaattaaaattctatatattagtattattttaattaataatttaatatagtaatgcTTATAGAAtgctttaaagaatttaataataatttctttagccggctaattaaatagggcGGAGGGTAGTAGTAACGAATGAAAACCGAGAGTTGAAGGTATAGGCGGatgtagtataaataattctccAGCCTCTATTAAGGAGTCTTTAATCTCCTtgccctcgtcctcctcgcccgcTACCGACTGTTATGGGACTGGCGCCCGACCAGACATCTGGCTCTGACTGGCCAGACTTGAGTGCCAAGACAGCAGCTAGTATTGAGATTGCTCCAGCTGACTCGGACTACGGCACTGAGCCTCCGGCACCCGGTCTTCTAGAGTATTCTCTAGCTACCTTAGGCTATAAGGTAGCTACTAGAGAGAGTATACGGCCATTTAAGCTCTAGCACTCAAGCGACCCGGAGGGTAACACtttatcctttctttctttgtagaattttaatatatatatataaggctaGTACCTACGTATCGCTCTACTGTCCCtttatattaggttctaCTTTCTTATtggttaattattagaagggaGGATAGCCTATAGCTAATAAATACGGTGTATATTGGTATTGGAATAGTCTCTTTTTTTATACTGaatgataataataatactaatactaatatagaagctTCCCGcgattttttaataattgggAGCGCTAGAGTACCTTCCGATATTACCGGCCTACTTGGTAATTTATTCCGAATTTTATAGGCGAGTCCTAAATTAAAGGGGaaggttaaatttataatccctTTCTCTATTTATTCCCAGCTTACTTTAAAGTTtgaatttatataccttactaAGTAGGATTcctttagtagtagtagtaaggataaagagAAGTCCGGCGCTAACGATAGTTCCGATAGTGATTTTAGtaaactatactagtagAAGCTATTCGAGCTCCCTTAGTAGGATAGTAAAcctattattttcttcttctattataataagttaattaatgTCAGGAGGCTAAGAACTCGTACACAGAAGCACCTTAGCGGCTactgctccccttcgttaaccaatgcgtaggattactaacaataacgcctatattaGGTTgggctcgcgggaaggataatccggtactgcgccgaggcgctaaattagtataaggctctataatattcgttagtaaataaatagagtttatataagtataaaagaggtttaataaagcgtaatttattataatcggtaattattaatatatctttaaattgaCCCCTAATTTACTGTCCTTTACGTATAGCTACGACCGTAGTTACtttagcctacctttcgcctacgttcctaataaattaataattcttcctctaaaaattaaattagtactattaaaatatatatacgtaatagCCGGTCTATCTTTCGTACTACCGAAGCTACTCCTCGCCCCTCTTGTACTACTAcccctataattactataatcgaAACGACTCAACCccctctacctttattataataatactaatttactatagaatttattaaagaaaataataataaaaactacCCCCCTACACCGCCCCGGACTCCTCGGTTATACccctaaattttaaaaactaataagctcgtatataaatagtaactatTCGAATTTCGGTTCGCCGCAATCAaattcctccttaattatctCCCCTcgtatatatcctaataggaataattcgCTTTCGTAGGCCtcgctaaataaaatttagtaagaaATTACCCCCCTATTTCCACCGggttctattactaaaactacctcttttataattaaattcgta belongs to Neurospora crassa OR74A linkage group IV, whole genome shotgun sequence and includes:
- a CDS encoding NAD dehydrogenase, which codes for MTLILAPKGRLTAATIRNVVTSSVLPITRTGHHHGRLRPFSHTSASHADFTHAVIGGGVVGLAIAQQLARRSSSPSTLLLERHSAVGTETSSRNSEVIHAGIYYGAGTLKTELCIRGKNLLYELCEKHAVPHKRVGKWIVAQNQAQREALQRIHDFCVNEINVPVRWVSREEAQRREPAVRAEAGILESPTTGIVDSHSLMVCLQGRFEEAGGTVALASAVTAIRPVGGANANGKEGWELTVRDTTTGESSTITTSTIINSAGLGAVDVHNMIVPPSQHKQMFYAKGNYFSYTSSSPKVSTLIYPAPEPGAGGLGTHLTLDLAGRIKFGPDVEWVDSPDDLAVNSARLPEAIEAVKKYLPDLDDTQLQPDYAGIRPKLGKAGAVAQGKGFVDFVIRREEGYEGWVNLLNIESPGLTSSLAIAEKVEGLLYG